Proteins found in one Paenibacillus sp. FSL R10-2782 genomic segment:
- a CDS encoding cation diffusion facilitator family transporter, giving the protein MSKKSHTHHHNTACEHDCNQHPQHNHSKGSEHSHAHGYGHSHSHGHSHGHGANKNALKLSFFLIAGYMIIEFIGGLLTNSLALLSDAGHMLSDAGALGLSYLAMTWGQRQASKSKTFGYKRFEVLAAFINGLALALISIYIFWEAFERLSAPPGIMTSGMLTIAVLGLVVNIAAAFILMRGDTSENLNIRSAFLHVIGDLLGSVGAIVAALLIMFFGWNLADSIASILVAVLVIISAYRVTRDSIHILMEGTPLNMNTDQIKQSLLDLEHVVEVHDLHVWALSSDVPLLSCHIIIQDPMYSSVVMERAQGLLKEEYKIKHITIQMDRPGIPCHIEHY; this is encoded by the coding sequence ATGAGTAAGAAAAGTCACACACACCACCATAATACGGCATGCGAACATGACTGCAACCAACATCCTCAACATAATCATTCTAAAGGCAGTGAGCATTCACATGCTCACGGGTATGGGCATTCCCATAGCCACGGGCATTCTCATGGACATGGAGCGAACAAAAATGCTTTGAAGTTATCATTCTTTTTAATTGCCGGTTATATGATCATAGAGTTTATTGGTGGATTACTGACTAACAGCCTAGCGCTGTTATCTGATGCTGGGCATATGTTGAGTGATGCGGGTGCATTGGGGTTAAGTTATTTGGCGATGACCTGGGGACAACGGCAAGCGAGCAAGTCAAAGACGTTTGGCTACAAACGATTTGAAGTACTGGCTGCTTTTATTAATGGCTTAGCACTTGCTCTGATATCGATTTATATTTTCTGGGAAGCTTTCGAACGGCTTTCTGCCCCGCCTGGAATCATGACTTCAGGAATGCTGACAATCGCAGTGCTTGGCTTGGTCGTCAATATAGCTGCTGCTTTTATACTTATGAGAGGAGATACATCTGAAAATCTCAATATTCGCAGTGCCTTTTTACATGTAATAGGGGATTTGTTAGGCTCTGTGGGTGCGATTGTGGCTGCATTGCTGATTATGTTCTTTGGCTGGAATTTGGCTGATTCGATCGCCAGTATTTTGGTGGCGGTTCTGGTGATCATCAGTGCTTATCGGGTGACTCGGGACTCCATTCATATTCTGATGGAAGGTACACCCCTGAATATGAACACAGATCAAATTAAGCAATCCCTGCTTGATCTTGAGCATGTTGTTGAAGTGCATGACCTTCATGTATGGGCGTTATCATCGGATGTTCCATTGCTGAGTTGCCATATCATCATCCAAGATCCAATGTACAGCAGTGTTGTAATGGAACGGGCACAGGGGTTGTTGAAAGAGGAATACAAGATCAAGCATATTACAATACAGATGGATAGACCGGGAATCCCGTGTCATATTGAACATTATTAG